One window from the genome of Desulforegula conservatrix Mb1Pa encodes:
- a CDS encoding transposase, with translation MAKNMIQFQKGKSIHEFLSEYGTEDKCQDSLFRLRWPHGFSCPNCGGSKFCELKSRDLYQCHKCHHQASV, from the coding sequence ATGGCAAAAAATATGATCCAATTTCAAAAAGGAAAGAGTATTCACGAATTCCTGTCCGAATATGGGACCGAAGATAAGTGCCAAGACTCATTATTCAGACTTAGATGGCCGCATGGTTTTAGTTGTCCGAATTGCGGCGGTTCGAAATTTTGCGAGCTCAAATCAAGAGATCTGTACCAATGCCACAAGTGTCACCATCAGGCGTCGGT